From a single Planococcus shenhongbingii genomic region:
- the menC gene encoding o-succinylbenzoate synthase, with translation MEINKIVLRRMKLDLLSPFQTSFGVQTDREFMIVELHGESNIGYGECVASAKPLYSEETVGTVELMLKDILIPALLNEKAIKHPDELSEIFKPFRRNNMAKSALEGAYWDLYAKENNVPLHVALGGTKSETEVGVSIGIQDSTEELLKVVEGFLEEGYKRIKLKIKPGNDMVILKAVREKFPDIKMMADANSAYTLEDVELFKEMSEFNLMMIEQPLAHDDIIDHSKLQPEIQTPICLDESIHSLEDAKKAIGLGSCKIINIKIGRVGGLSEAKRIHDYCQSQDIPVWCGGMLESGIGRAHNIAISSLPNFTLPGDTAASSRYWHEDIITPEVVVEQGVISLPTAPGIGYDPNMELMEKYTTSIEEIIPQKMTS, from the coding sequence TTGGAGATTAATAAGATTGTGTTACGTAGGATGAAATTAGATTTACTATCACCATTTCAAACTAGTTTCGGAGTCCAAACGGACAGAGAATTTATGATTGTTGAGCTACATGGAGAGAGCAATATTGGATATGGAGAATGTGTTGCATCAGCTAAACCTTTGTACAGTGAAGAAACGGTTGGGACAGTTGAATTAATGCTGAAAGACATTTTAATTCCTGCCTTACTTAATGAAAAAGCTATCAAGCATCCCGATGAACTTAGTGAAATTTTTAAGCCTTTCCGTCGGAACAATATGGCGAAATCGGCTCTAGAGGGAGCTTATTGGGATCTTTATGCAAAAGAAAATAACGTTCCATTGCATGTTGCCCTTGGCGGCACGAAGAGTGAAACTGAAGTGGGCGTGAGCATCGGCATCCAAGACTCTACGGAAGAATTGCTGAAAGTGGTGGAAGGATTTCTTGAGGAAGGGTATAAGCGAATCAAGCTGAAAATTAAACCGGGCAACGACATGGTGATTCTGAAAGCAGTTAGAGAAAAATTTCCGGACATAAAAATGATGGCTGATGCAAACTCTGCCTATACATTAGAAGATGTTGAACTGTTCAAAGAAATGAGTGAGTTTAATCTTATGATGATTGAACAACCTCTTGCGCACGATGACATCATTGACCATTCAAAACTGCAGCCAGAAATCCAAACCCCAATTTGTTTAGATGAAAGCATCCATTCTTTGGAAGACGCAAAAAAGGCAATTGGTCTCGGAAGTTGTAAAATTATAAATATAAAAATTGGCCGGGTCGGAGGGTTATCAGAAGCAAAACGGATCCATGATTATTGTCAAAGCCAAGACATTCCAGTGTGGTGTGGAGGAATGCTGGAATCTGGAATTGGACGGGCACATAATATTGCCATATCGAGTTTGCCGAACTTTACTCTGCCTGGGGATACGGCCGCGTCTTCAAGATACTGGCACGAAGATATCATTACTCCTGAAGTAGTAGTAGAACAAGGAGTCATTTCGCTTCCGACTGCACCAGGAATTGGCTATGATCCGAATATGGAATTAATGGAAAAATACACAACAAGCATTGAAGAAATTATTCCGCAAAAAATGACGTCTTAA
- a CDS encoding M20 peptidase aminoacylase family protein, giving the protein MKEILQEIKPIVEEVFHHLHANPEISWKEEKTTQYLKELLEKEGFEVQTFNDSTGLIVTVGPGEPTVGLRTDIDALWQEVDGEYQANHSCGHDAHMTMAVGTMLVLKKLGIPKSGRLKILFQPAEEKGKGALSFIEKGLVDDIDFLYGVHLRPIQEIGNGFSAPAIMHGATKMLKGSILGNDAHGARPNQGQNAIEVMALLVNAIHSIHLDSTIPHSAKITMFNAGGESANIIPGTGIFSIDLRAQTNELMGTLVEEVDRAIQFVAKFSKVQISYDIASEIAAAKVDEIAVKLLAEAIADTVGEEFLTAPILTPGGEDFHYYTLKRPTIKATMLGLGCGLAPGLHHPKMTFEQESMLTGIEILTRTVINTFEHLEKDKEEKESMSLKG; this is encoded by the coding sequence GTGAAAGAAATTTTGCAGGAAATTAAACCAATAGTGGAAGAAGTATTCCACCATTTGCATGCAAATCCAGAAATCAGCTGGAAAGAAGAAAAAACGACTCAGTACTTGAAAGAATTGCTTGAAAAAGAAGGGTTTGAAGTGCAGACTTTCAATGATTCCACAGGACTCATAGTAACCGTTGGTCCAGGTGAGCCTACTGTCGGCTTACGGACAGATATTGATGCGCTTTGGCAAGAGGTTGATGGAGAATACCAGGCAAACCATTCTTGTGGACATGATGCTCACATGACAATGGCGGTTGGAACAATGCTCGTTTTAAAAAAACTTGGAATTCCTAAATCCGGTCGATTAAAAATACTTTTCCAACCGGCAGAAGAAAAAGGGAAAGGTGCTTTGTCATTCATTGAAAAGGGACTCGTAGATGACATCGACTTTTTATACGGCGTCCATTTGCGTCCAATTCAAGAGATTGGAAATGGCTTTTCTGCTCCAGCCATCATGCATGGAGCAACGAAGATGCTGAAAGGCTCTATTTTAGGAAATGATGCACATGGAGCTCGGCCGAACCAGGGGCAGAATGCCATCGAGGTCATGGCTCTTCTTGTAAATGCTATCCATTCCATTCATCTGGATTCAACCATTCCGCATTCAGCAAAAATAACGATGTTCAATGCAGGAGGCGAATCGGCGAATATTATTCCGGGTACTGGAATTTTCAGTATAGATCTGCGGGCACAGACTAATGAATTAATGGGAACTTTAGTAGAAGAAGTAGATCGGGCGATTCAATTCGTTGCTAAGTTCTCAAAAGTTCAGATTTCATATGACATCGCATCTGAAATAGCAGCAGCGAAAGTGGATGAAATTGCTGTAAAATTATTGGCGGAAGCAATTGCTGATACGGTAGGAGAAGAATTTTTAACTGCACCGATTCTCACTCCAGGCGGAGAGGATTTTCATTATTACACGCTGAAGCGACCAACAATCAAAGCGACAATGCTGGGATTGGGATGCGGTTTAGCACCTGGGCTTCATCATCCGAAAATGACATTTGAGCAAGAAAGTATGCTGACTGGAATCGAAATTCTAACACGCACTGTTATAAATACCTTTGAACATCTTGAAAAAGATAAAGAAGAAAAAGAAAGTATGAGTTTAAAAGGTTAA